The DNA sequence ACTTGTTTCAGGGTCTCTTAACTGGCTCAGCATCTCAAAAGACGAGATCCCGAAATAAATTCGGGATGACAACATAGACACAAACGAGATTCCGAAACAAGTCCGGAATGACACCTTGGGCATAGACTTGATCCTGATCCGCCGTGCCCGCCCCGCTGTTTTGGTTTAGAATAAACCATGCGGGGGGCGGACGGGATTACAACGCACCTCTTAAACATAGTTTTTTCCAGTCTTATATCATCTGCAGAATAATGTCTTTATTAAGCATTTTAAGTTCATTTTTGTCTTCAAGAAATCTTTCTACATCTTTTCTTACGGCATTAAAATCGGTTTTTTCGATTTTTTCAGCCATAAATTCCTTCAAATTATCCGCTGAAATATTCATTGATTTCTTTTCTGTCTGCATAATAGCATTATTCAACAATTTAAAATTGGGAAGTATCTTTTTCCCGAGATACCACACCAAATCATAAAAATCTCTTCCTTTAGTATATTTGCGGAAAAAACAAGCGTGCAGTTTTGTTGCAAAAAGGGACGGTAAATCAAAATGTTTGACCGCAAATATAAATGACTCGCTTACCGGGCTAACGGCAGTGTTCCAGCCTTCAGGCGGATTGGTATCAATTTCCAATTTAATTGAGAGTTTATGCCCTTTAAGATTGCTTAAACCGAGCTCTTTTAATAATCCCGGAAATTTTACCATACTGGAATGTACAACCATGGTTTCCTTGCGCGTTACTTCCGTTTTAAATCCATAATGATTAAATTCAAACAAAAGGTTATCAATCAGTTTTTTGAAAGAATACCCTTTTTTTTCAATTAGGCTGAAATCCAGATCCTCGCTGTATCGTTTAAGATCATATAAAATCCGCAAAGCAGTACCGCCTACAAAAGCAACATTATTAAAAATTTCTCTGTCAAACATAATTTTGAGCGCAAGGATTTGGAGATACTCTCTGGTTTTATTGATTTTTTCTTCAACCGATAAATTTTTCTCAATATACTGCTTTAAAATTTCATACATTTATTTCCCCTGGTATAATGTTCATTATACCTGATATATTTTCTCGTTAAATCCGGGGCCCAATT is a window from the Elusimicrobiota bacterium genome containing:
- a CDS encoding nucleotidyl transferase AbiEii/AbiGii toxin family protein translates to MYEILKQYIEKNLSVEEKINKTREYLQILALKIMFDREIFNNVAFVGGTALRILYDLKRYSEDLDFSLIEKKGYSFKKLIDNLLFEFNHYGFKTEVTRKETMVVHSSMVKFPGLLKELGLSNLKGHKLSIKLEIDTNPPEGWNTAVSPVSESFIFAVKHFDLPSLFATKLHACFFRKYTKGRDFYDLVWYLGKKILPNFKLLNNAIMQTEKKSMNISADNLKEFMAEKIEKTDFNAVRKDVERFLEDKNELKMLNKDIILQMI